A genomic segment from Pseudalkalibacillus hwajinpoensis encodes:
- the pfkA gene encoding 6-phosphofructokinase, whose product MKRIGVLTSGGDAPGMNAAIRAVVRKCIYHDIQPYGISCGYSGLIDGDINEMNVGDVGDIIHKGGTILHTARSEEFKTPEGQKKALFQIYRHQLDALIVIGGDGTYCGAQALINQGVPIMGIPATIDNDVAYTDFTIGFDTALNTIVQSIDQIRDTATSHERTYLIEVMGRDSGALALRAGLAVGAESILIPESRMSMVELIDRIKSGISRGKKHALIVVAEGAGSVVDLAKVINTEANLETRVTILGHTQRGGSPTAFDRVLASRLGGYSIELLLNGIMNKAVGMRENRLIHYDFSQEDDNSMEIEKLYSLSKEVSN is encoded by the coding sequence ATGAAAAGAATAGGTGTCTTAACAAGTGGCGGTGATGCCCCTGGTATGAATGCTGCAATTCGAGCCGTGGTGAGAAAATGTATTTATCATGATATTCAACCATATGGAATCTCCTGTGGATACTCGGGTTTAATTGACGGAGATATTAATGAAATGAATGTCGGAGATGTGGGTGATATTATCCATAAAGGTGGAACAATTCTTCATACCGCACGTAGTGAAGAATTTAAGACACCAGAAGGTCAAAAGAAAGCTCTCTTTCAAATTTATCGACATCAACTTGATGCACTTATTGTAATAGGGGGTGATGGTACTTACTGTGGAGCTCAGGCATTGATTAATCAAGGGGTTCCTATCATGGGTATACCAGCTACAATTGATAATGACGTAGCATATACAGACTTTACTATTGGATTTGATACAGCTTTAAATACCATAGTGCAAAGTATTGATCAGATTAGAGATACAGCTACTTCTCATGAAAGAACGTATTTAATAGAGGTGATGGGAAGGGATTCAGGGGCGCTTGCTTTACGGGCAGGTTTAGCTGTAGGAGCTGAATCAATTTTGATTCCAGAATCTAGAATGAGTATGGTAGAACTAATAGATCGAATTAAAAGTGGAATAAGTCGAGGGAAGAAACATGCTCTCATTGTTGTTGCTGAAGGGGCAGGTAGTGTGGTTGATTTAGCTAAAGTAATAAATACAGAAGCGAATCTTGAAACGAGAGTGACTATTCTTGGTCACACACAGCGTGGTGGGTCCCCAACTGCCTTTGACCGTGTTCTGGCAAGTCGATTAGGTGGCTATTCAATCGAGCTACTTTTAAATGGAATAATGAATAAAGCTGTTGGTATGCGAGAAAATCGATTGATTCATTACGATTTTTCTCAAGAGGATGACAATAGTATGGAGATAGAGAAGCTCTATTCTCTATCTAAAGAAGTATCAAATTAG
- the helD gene encoding RNA polymerase recycling motor HelD — MNPEKKSEYQFEKERLIYTRLYIHKILEAVEQNEQTYKANIQEAMEDLDWVDSSLSYINVLTNTNFLEMNNDELRQLKAIESKPYFARMNFMREQAKKSESFYIGKTSLFRKDSHEPLIIDWRSPIANLYYEGRLGEVSYESQGDTIHGYLSLKRQYTIDKGELLDYRDVDLTTRDDLLQNSLAGSSTNRLTEIVSTIQAEQNKVIRADMQKPLIVQGVAGSGKTTIALHRVSFFIYTFAKTFSPENLMILAPSRLFIDYISDVLPELGVDRVTQITFTDYVLKEIGPSLKLVPDTKLSHILVENDTETENITWASRIKGSLQFQKIVASYVDKLETEFIPEMDFKVDRFTLYRANKIKRLFQKEYTYLPFHQRLEKIKRVLQNQLKAKKKTILQRIDETYEEKIQDAIYNLKDKEKRRRRVTKLMDRQEVQKQMIIKKSRTAVKSYMSYFDKKTVLDYYKDLLADSDLIDSLTENPIPWDILTFLMNKSLELLNKNKIEVEDLAPLLYLQHRLFGLKTKNDIKNVVIDEAQDYSPFQIYSLKTVLNTNLFTILGDLGQGIHSYRGIQDWREIIDPIFPQANYLTLNKSYRTTVEIMHLANQILSLIQLPDDIKAEPVVRHGKQPIFSTFSSTQDMADKVYREIKTMKEEGLKTFAIVGRTESECKQIQKLLNKKFGLDLLLLSEDVEIQGNDLVIVPAALAKGLEFDGVVLVNLTEFYKLEEIDIKLLYVAMTRPLHRLVLLATDPSSFLIDYIQMDNTGISIKEEAQSG; from the coding sequence ATGAACCCTGAAAAAAAATCAGAATACCAATTCGAGAAAGAACGACTGATTTACACCAGACTGTATATTCATAAGATATTAGAAGCAGTAGAACAAAACGAACAAACCTACAAAGCAAACATCCAGGAAGCGATGGAGGATTTAGATTGGGTCGATAGCAGTTTAAGCTACATTAACGTATTAACGAACACGAATTTTTTAGAAATGAACAATGATGAACTCAGACAATTAAAAGCAATTGAGTCAAAACCATACTTCGCCAGGATGAATTTCATGAGAGAACAGGCAAAGAAAAGTGAATCGTTTTATATAGGAAAAACTTCCCTTTTCCGAAAAGATAGTCACGAACCCTTGATTATCGATTGGCGATCTCCGATTGCAAATCTCTATTATGAAGGCAGACTGGGAGAAGTTTCATATGAATCCCAGGGTGATACCATTCATGGTTACCTCTCCCTCAAGCGACAATATACGATAGATAAAGGTGAATTACTTGATTATCGAGACGTCGATTTAACAACACGAGACGATTTACTTCAGAATTCATTAGCTGGTAGTTCGACTAATCGCCTAACGGAAATCGTCTCTACAATACAAGCTGAGCAGAATAAAGTGATTCGAGCAGATATGCAAAAACCATTGATTGTACAAGGAGTAGCCGGGAGTGGGAAAACAACAATCGCTCTACACCGGGTATCTTTTTTTATTTACACGTTTGCTAAGACGTTCTCTCCGGAGAATTTAATGATCCTTGCCCCCAGTCGATTATTCATTGATTATATTTCTGACGTCCTTCCAGAACTTGGTGTAGACCGCGTTACTCAAATCACTTTTACCGATTATGTTCTTAAAGAAATTGGCCCATCGTTGAAATTGGTCCCTGACACTAAACTTTCCCATATATTGGTAGAGAATGACACGGAAACAGAAAACATTACGTGGGCATCGAGGATAAAAGGTTCGCTTCAATTTCAAAAGATCGTTGCATCATACGTCGATAAGCTTGAAACCGAATTCATCCCTGAAATGGATTTTAAAGTCGATCGTTTTACTTTATATCGAGCGAACAAAATAAAACGACTGTTTCAGAAAGAATATACGTATCTCCCCTTCCATCAGCGTCTAGAAAAAATTAAACGAGTGCTACAAAATCAATTAAAGGCAAAGAAGAAAACGATTCTTCAAAGAATTGATGAAACATATGAAGAAAAAATACAAGATGCCATCTATAATCTAAAAGATAAAGAAAAGCGAAGACGTAGAGTTACTAAATTGATGGATCGGCAAGAAGTACAAAAACAAATGATCATAAAGAAATCACGAACAGCAGTTAAGTCTTATATGTCTTATTTTGATAAAAAAACTGTATTAGATTATTATAAAGATCTTCTTGCTGATTCCGATCTTATCGACTCATTAACAGAAAATCCTATTCCTTGGGATATATTAACATTTCTAATGAACAAATCACTTGAATTATTGAACAAAAATAAGATCGAGGTAGAAGATTTAGCTCCATTACTCTATTTGCAACACCGTTTATTTGGCCTCAAGACCAAAAACGATATTAAAAATGTCGTGATTGACGAAGCACAGGACTACAGTCCATTTCAGATCTATTCCCTTAAAACTGTACTAAACACAAATTTATTTACTATTTTAGGTGATTTAGGACAGGGTATTCATTCTTATCGAGGCATTCAGGATTGGAGAGAAATTATTGATCCTATTTTCCCACAGGCAAACTATTTAACATTAAATAAAAGCTATCGTACAACGGTCGAAATTATGCATCTTGCTAATCAAATTCTTTCACTCATTCAACTTCCCGATGATATAAAGGCAGAGCCAGTCGTACGACACGGAAAGCAGCCTATATTCTCAACTTTTTCTTCAACGCAAGATATGGCGGATAAAGTCTATAGGGAAATAAAAACGATGAAAGAAGAAGGATTGAAAACTTTTGCGATTGTTGGGAGAACAGAAAGCGAATGTAAGCAGATTCAAAAACTACTCAATAAAAAATTTGGACTTGATCTCCTACTTCTTTCAGAAGATGTAGAAATCCAGGGGAATGATTTGGTTATTGTTCCAGCGGCACTGGCAAAGGGGTTAGAGTTTGATGGTGTGGTTCTTGTAAATCTAACAGAATTCTACAAATTAGAGGAAATTGACATCAAGCTTTTATATGTAGCTATGACCAGACCACTCCACCGACTGGTTCTATTGGCTACAGATCCATCCTCTTTTTTAATTGACTATATCCAGATGGATAACACCGGCATTTCTATTAAAGAAGAAGCGCAAAGTGGTTGA
- a CDS encoding universal stress protein, which yields MFSNVLVAIDSSDHSIKATQVAIELISQFPGAKLTLLYVTEGRNTDDEALVQEKIQEKMTLLLRELVKKDVKIPLEVLQGSPDSTIVAYAKKQRVDLIVMGKRGLNPIQEMFLGSVSYKVVQKATCPVLIIK from the coding sequence ATGTTTTCAAATGTCCTTGTCGCGATTGATAGTTCAGATCATTCCATAAAAGCGACTCAGGTGGCAATTGAACTAATAAGCCAGTTTCCAGGTGCTAAGCTAACGCTCTTATATGTAACAGAGGGCCGTAATACGGATGACGAGGCTTTAGTACAAGAAAAAATACAGGAGAAAATGACGCTTCTGCTTAGGGAATTAGTAAAGAAAGACGTCAAAATTCCGTTGGAAGTACTACAAGGGTCGCCGGATTCTACGATTGTCGCATACGCAAAGAAACAGAGAGTCGATCTCATTGTAATGGGGAAGAGAGGGTTAAATCCTATTCAAGAGATGTTTCTTGGAAGTGTCAGTTATAAAGTCGTCCAAAAAGCAACTTGCCCTGTCCTTATCATTAAATAG
- a CDS encoding universal stress protein, which yields MFKKILIASDGSADSIKAAEKAIELAKVHQEEGTLVEVVYVVDGNTSKYDVLRNWDSLGIKEERKEKLRAVEQKAFKARVDYSLKILRGEPGSTIVKYADENNIDLIVIGNRGLNTLQEMVMGSVSHKVIQKAHCPVLIVK from the coding sequence ATGTTCAAAAAAATTCTAATTGCATCCGATGGATCAGCCGACTCAATCAAAGCTGCTGAAAAAGCAATTGAACTAGCGAAAGTGCACCAGGAAGAAGGAACACTGGTTGAAGTTGTCTATGTAGTAGATGGAAATACATCAAAATATGATGTACTCAGGAATTGGGACTCGCTTGGCATTAAAGAAGAACGCAAAGAAAAACTTCGTGCCGTTGAACAAAAAGCCTTTAAGGCACGTGTTGACTACTCTCTCAAAATTTTAAGAGGCGAACCTGGTAGTACAATTGTTAAATATGCAGACGAGAATAATATCGACCTTATCGTGATAGGTAATCGCGGGCTAAACACCCTTCAAGAAATGGTCATGGGGAGTGTCAGCCATAAGGTGATTCAGAAAGCACACTGCCCTGTTCTCATAGTAAAGTAA
- a CDS encoding peptide chain release factor 3, which produces MENHELNEKEIKKRRTFAIISHPDAGKTTLTEQLLFLGSAIRSPGTVKSRKSSTFATSDWMEIEKQRGISVTSSVMHFTYHHYEITILDTPGHEDFSEDTYRTLLAVDSVVMLIDAAKGIESQTKKLFRVCRDHGIPIFTFINKMDRYGKEPLELLEEIESVLNIETFSMNWPIGMGQQFKGVYDRKLEHVELYQPNKTLETIKLIDNSIKEKIPAPDLKKLKEDLLLIDEAGNSFSNEKIQTGNQTPVFFGSAISSFGVPSFLNHFIELAPSPLPRETSNGKVHPVDTTFSGFIFKIQANMNAAHRDRIAFLRICSGVFERGMTAYLDRTGKAIRLSQGQQFFASNRNNIDTAYPGDIIGLYDPGAYQISDTLCGTKDTFSYGPLPQFPPEHFSKVKARKALKQKHFYKGIQQLAEEGAIQVYRSSPSEDVILGVVGKLQYEIFEYRMKHEYGVDLQMDDLPHILAKWIEYENPATLLKGSSNLLVYDVKQRPVILFASNFSLRWFQQHHPNISLFESPPERKE; this is translated from the coding sequence ATGGAGAACCACGAACTTAACGAGAAAGAAATAAAAAAGCGCAGAACTTTCGCTATTATTTCCCATCCTGATGCAGGCAAAACCACTTTAACCGAACAATTGCTTTTTCTTGGCAGTGCTATTCGTTCACCGGGTACTGTTAAATCTCGTAAATCGTCTACCTTCGCAACTTCTGACTGGATGGAAATTGAGAAACAAAGAGGAATTTCTGTTACGTCAAGCGTCATGCATTTCACTTATCATCACTATGAAATCACGATTCTAGATACACCTGGTCACGAAGACTTTAGTGAAGATACGTATCGAACACTACTTGCAGTTGATAGCGTGGTGATGCTTATTGATGCAGCAAAAGGAATTGAATCTCAAACAAAAAAACTTTTTAGAGTTTGTAGGGACCATGGTATCCCGATTTTTACATTCATTAATAAAATGGATCGATATGGAAAGGAACCCTTAGAACTCCTGGAGGAAATTGAATCTGTTCTAAATATAGAGACCTTTTCTATGAATTGGCCAATTGGAATGGGGCAACAATTCAAAGGAGTATATGATCGAAAATTAGAACACGTTGAATTGTATCAACCCAATAAAACACTAGAAACAATTAAATTAATTGATAACTCGATAAAAGAAAAAATTCCAGCTCCCGACCTCAAAAAACTAAAAGAAGACCTTCTTTTAATTGATGAAGCTGGTAACTCGTTTTCTAATGAGAAGATTCAAACAGGTAATCAAACCCCAGTGTTTTTTGGAAGTGCTATTTCAAGTTTCGGTGTTCCTTCTTTTCTTAACCACTTTATTGAATTAGCTCCCTCTCCGCTTCCAAGAGAAACTTCTAACGGAAAAGTTCACCCTGTAGATACAACCTTTTCGGGTTTTATATTTAAAATTCAAGCAAATATGAACGCTGCACACCGTGATCGTATTGCTTTTTTAAGAATTTGTTCAGGTGTTTTTGAAAGAGGGATGACTGCCTACCTTGATCGAACTGGAAAAGCTATACGACTTTCGCAGGGACAGCAATTTTTCGCTTCAAATAGAAATAACATTGATACAGCATATCCTGGTGATATCATTGGCCTTTATGATCCTGGAGCATATCAGATTAGTGATACGCTTTGTGGCACAAAGGACACTTTTTCTTATGGTCCCTTACCACAATTTCCTCCAGAGCATTTCTCAAAAGTAAAAGCAAGAAAAGCTCTAAAACAGAAGCATTTCTATAAAGGCATTCAACAATTAGCAGAAGAAGGTGCTATACAGGTATACCGATCGTCTCCTTCTGAAGATGTCATTTTGGGAGTGGTTGGAAAATTACAGTATGAGATCTTCGAATACCGAATGAAACACGAATACGGCGTAGATTTACAAATGGATGACCTTCCCCACATACTTGCCAAATGGATCGAATATGAAAATCCAGCCACACTTCTCAAGGGGTCGTCCAACCTTCTCGTTTATGACGTTAAGCAACGACCTGTCATCCTATTTGCATCAAACTTTTCACTTAGATGGTTTCAACAACACCATCCCAACATTTCACTTTTTGAATCCCCTCCAGAGAGAAAGGAGTGA
- a CDS encoding DUF1641 domain-containing protein: MSEPLTTEKNEQQGVTPDERELLDQLLDPQVQESLTTLIKELPKLTELVNILSKSYDTVQSLATDDILKSDTSEFLTEIVGPMKSSVKGVAATVIESKDQAEKSSEVIGIFGLLKMLKDPQAQKLFRFVNAYLNVSAERNNNNN; encoded by the coding sequence ATGTCAGAACCATTAACAACAGAAAAAAACGAACAACAAGGTGTCACGCCAGATGAACGTGAATTACTAGATCAGCTATTAGATCCGCAGGTACAAGAGTCATTGACCACCCTCATTAAAGAGCTACCTAAATTAACCGAGTTAGTAAACATCCTTTCAAAATCATATGATACGGTTCAGTCACTGGCTACAGATGACATTCTTAAGAGTGATACTTCTGAATTTCTCACCGAAATAGTGGGACCTATGAAATCTTCCGTTAAAGGTGTAGCAGCAACTGTAATTGAGTCGAAAGACCAGGCAGAAAAAAGTTCTGAAGTAATCGGCATTTTCGGCCTTTTAAAAATGCTAAAAGACCCACAAGCTCAGAAGCTCTTCCGATTTGTTAACGCCTATCTTAACGTTTCAGCAGAACGAAATAATAACAATAACTAA
- a CDS encoding NAD(P)/FAD-dependent oxidoreductase, protein MSKQIVILGAGYGGLLSALSVRQYLSESEATVTLINKTPTHQIITELHRLAAGNISERAAALPLEKLLKGKDINLKIGTVASFSVDKKEVKLSDGSELSYNALVVGLGSKTAYFGIPGLEENSMVLKSAEDANRIRTHVEKCIHSYSKTKNEADATIVIGGGGLTGVELVGELADEIPNLTDKYGVDQAKIKLMLVEAMPKILPMLPDELIQRATKSLEGRGVQFLINLPITNVEGNVVELKDGQQITTNTFVWTGGVQGNPLVGESGLEVNRGRATVNNYLQSTSHDDVFIAGDSAVYFKPGEERPQPPTAQIAWQMGELIGYNLYAYLQDKDFKDFTPINSGTLASLGRKDAVALIGKNATSLKGLPASMMKEASNVRYLSHVKGLFALAY, encoded by the coding sequence ATGTCAAAACAAATAGTCATTTTGGGCGCAGGTTATGGCGGGCTTCTATCTGCTTTATCCGTACGTCAATACTTAAGTGAATCAGAAGCAACTGTTACCTTGATCAACAAAACACCAACACACCAAATTATTACAGAATTACACCGTCTGGCAGCTGGAAATATTTCTGAACGAGCTGCAGCACTACCTTTAGAAAAGTTATTGAAGGGAAAGGATATCAATCTAAAGATTGGAACGGTAGCTTCATTTTCCGTTGATAAAAAAGAAGTAAAACTTTCCGATGGTTCAGAGCTTTCCTATAATGCCCTTGTAGTAGGGTTGGGCAGTAAAACAGCTTACTTTGGTATCCCCGGGCTTGAAGAGAACAGCATGGTATTAAAGTCAGCTGAAGATGCTAACCGCATTCGCACTCACGTCGAAAAATGTATTCACAGCTATTCGAAAACCAAAAATGAAGCTGATGCTACCATTGTAATCGGTGGCGGTGGACTGACTGGGGTAGAACTTGTTGGTGAACTTGCTGATGAAATACCGAATCTCACGGATAAATATGGAGTCGATCAGGCTAAAATCAAACTTATGCTTGTTGAAGCAATGCCTAAGATTCTACCAATGCTTCCTGATGAATTAATTCAGCGTGCTACTAAGAGTTTAGAAGGGCGTGGCGTTCAGTTCTTAATTAATCTTCCAATAACCAATGTCGAAGGAAATGTAGTTGAATTAAAGGATGGACAACAAATTACGACTAACACATTTGTTTGGACAGGTGGAGTGCAAGGCAATCCATTGGTTGGAGAATCTGGCCTAGAAGTGAATCGCGGACGTGCAACTGTCAACAACTACCTTCAATCTACTTCTCATGATGATGTATTTATTGCTGGTGATAGTGCGGTGTACTTCAAGCCTGGTGAAGAACGCCCTCAACCACCAACTGCTCAAATAGCCTGGCAGATGGGAGAATTGATCGGGTATAACTTATATGCTTATCTGCAAGATAAGGATTTTAAAGATTTTACTCCAATTAATTCCGGAACACTAGCTAGTCTTGGTCGTAAAGATGCGGTTGCTTTAATAGGAAAAAATGCAACTTCTCTAAAAGGACTGCCAGCATCCATGATGAAAGAGGCGAGTAACGTTCGTTACCTGTCACATGTCAAAGGGCTCTTTGCTCTCGCGTATTAA
- a CDS encoding LTA synthase family protein: protein MDNKKGLLIYGIAILLIWLKTYVSYEMNFNLNIENGKQQFLLIFNPLSSIVLLLGITLLFKGKGQKVTILLFSFMSGVVLFSNVLYYRFFSDFITIPVLFQTGNVGDLGGSFTELLAFSDLFLFTDTLILAILMLVMKFEPLVLNKRQIASMFGAALILFTVNLGIAETERPQLLTRTFDREMLVKFIGLQNYHVYDAVLHTKTKTQKVFASESETAEVQNYVNANYKAPNEEMFGKAKGKNVFVITLESTQAFAMEEKVNGKEVTPFLNQLKAQEDTYYFENFYHQTQQGKTSDSEFLLDNSLYPLPGGAVFFTHAQNDYNATPKILQDSGYQTAALHANNKGFWNRDIMYQSLGYELFFDETNYDINESNSYNWGMKDIPFFEQSIDHLNNMKQPFYTKFITLSNHHPFILEEEDKYIDELNTNSTTVNRYLPTVRYTDEALKVFFEDLKKAGLYEDSLFIIYGDHYGISENHNKAMADVIGTEVTPFESTQLQRVPMLIHMPGEGRVDNIDTSTVSGQIDLKPTILHLLGIETKGSIQFGEDLFSPERDELTILRDGRFITDDIVYAQNTFYWKDTGEPIEKDTQKWEKYKEVANEELAYSDQVVYGDLLRFIENSPFDNQAE, encoded by the coding sequence ATGGATAATAAAAAAGGTTTGCTTATATACGGAATAGCGATCTTGTTGATCTGGCTAAAAACGTATGTTTCCTATGAAATGAATTTTAATTTAAATATTGAGAATGGCAAACAACAATTTCTCCTGATTTTCAATCCACTTAGCAGTATTGTTTTATTGTTGGGTATTACGCTGCTTTTTAAAGGAAAGGGTCAGAAAGTTACGATTCTATTATTTAGTTTTATGAGCGGCGTTGTATTATTTAGCAATGTTTTATACTACAGGTTTTTCTCGGATTTCATTACCATCCCTGTTCTTTTCCAGACTGGGAATGTAGGAGATTTGGGAGGAAGCTTCACGGAGCTTCTCGCATTTAGTGATCTTTTCTTATTCACAGATACTCTCATTCTAGCCATATTGATGCTGGTCATGAAGTTCGAACCGCTTGTATTAAACAAAAGACAGATCGCATCAATGTTTGGCGCAGCGCTTATTCTCTTCACTGTCAACCTTGGTATTGCTGAAACAGAACGGCCTCAATTGCTTACACGTACATTTGATCGTGAAATGCTCGTTAAATTTATCGGGCTTCAAAACTATCATGTGTATGATGCCGTACTTCATACAAAAACAAAAACGCAAAAGGTTTTTGCGAGTGAATCTGAAACAGCTGAAGTTCAAAATTACGTGAATGCGAATTACAAAGCTCCTAATGAGGAGATGTTCGGGAAAGCAAAAGGGAAGAATGTTTTTGTGATTACCCTTGAGTCAACTCAGGCATTTGCAATGGAGGAAAAGGTGAATGGCAAGGAAGTGACTCCCTTTTTAAATCAGTTGAAGGCTCAAGAGGATACCTATTATTTTGAAAACTTCTACCATCAAACACAACAGGGAAAAACGTCCGATTCTGAATTCCTACTTGATAATTCTCTTTATCCATTACCAGGGGGTGCTGTCTTTTTTACTCATGCTCAGAATGACTACAATGCCACCCCTAAAATCCTACAGGATTCAGGTTATCAAACAGCAGCTTTGCATGCGAATAATAAAGGGTTTTGGAACAGAGATATTATGTATCAGTCGTTGGGATATGAGTTATTTTTCGATGAAACGAACTACGATATAAATGAAAGTAACTCATACAACTGGGGTATGAAAGACATTCCGTTCTTTGAACAATCCATTGACCATTTAAATAACATGAAACAGCCTTTCTATACAAAATTTATTACCTTATCAAATCATCATCCGTTTATCTTAGAAGAAGAAGACAAGTACATCGATGAATTGAACACTAATAGTACAACAGTTAATCGATATCTTCCAACGGTTAGATACACAGATGAAGCACTTAAAGTCTTCTTTGAAGATCTTAAAAAAGCAGGGCTTTATGAAGATTCGCTCTTTATCATTTATGGGGATCATTATGGGATTTCAGAAAACCATAACAAAGCAATGGCAGATGTTATTGGAACTGAGGTCACACCTTTCGAATCAACACAGTTGCAGAGGGTTCCAATGCTAATTCATATGCCAGGAGAAGGAAGAGTGGACAATATTGATACATCTACAGTATCTGGACAAATTGATTTAAAACCAACGATTCTGCATTTACTCGGAATTGAAACAAAAGGTTCGATTCAATTCGGGGAAGATCTTTTCTCACCTGAGCGAGATGAATTAACGATTCTACGAGATGGACGTTTTATTACAGACGACATTGTGTACGCTCAAAACACGTTCTATTGGAAAGATACAGGCGAACCGATCGAGAAAGATACTCAGAAATGGGAAAAGTACAAAGAAGTCGCTAATGAGGAATTAGCATATTCGGATCAAGTGGTTTATGGGGATTTACTTCGATTTATTGAGAATTCACCATTTGATAACCAAGCTGAGTAA
- a CDS encoding helix-turn-helix domain-containing protein — protein sequence MTITQVAKYLQVSEVTMYKLLREGKIQGFKIGRGWRVRSADLSLYIEDCKGLD from the coding sequence ATGACCATTACCCAAGTCGCAAAATACCTTCAAGTAAGTGAAGTAACTATGTACAAACTTCTTCGTGAAGGGAAAATACAGGGATTCAAAATTGGTCGCGGTTGGAGAGTAAGAAGTGCAGATCTTTCCCTTTATATAGAGGATTGTAAAGGTCTAGACTAG
- a CDS encoding class I SAM-dependent methyltransferase, producing MLHDTGERVIPDLVKATNGLYLEHIARYYFSTPYVRGRVLDFASGSGYGTFFIAKSCKKDCEEVIGIDLSEEAIAYASKRYHHPLVQYHVADALDPNLINKIGQFDTILSFETIEHVQDDFAFLEQVFRLLKPGGKLILSTPYGQGRNEPCHSPFHYFQLTPIEFKDLFSHFPFKKVELYQQRGVTIENPREGVKYYLGVAVATK from the coding sequence ATGTTACACGATACAGGGGAACGCGTGATTCCAGACTTAGTGAAAGCAACGAATGGTTTATATTTAGAGCATATTGCTAGGTACTATTTTTCTACACCTTATGTAAGGGGAAGGGTATTAGATTTTGCATCCGGGTCTGGGTATGGCACGTTCTTTATTGCTAAATCATGTAAAAAGGACTGTGAAGAAGTGATTGGTATTGATTTAAGCGAAGAGGCAATCGCGTATGCAAGCAAGCGATACCACCATCCTTTAGTTCAATATCATGTAGCAGATGCCTTGGACCCCAATTTGATCAACAAAATTGGTCAATTCGATACTATATTAAGTTTCGAAACAATCGAACACGTGCAGGACGACTTTGCTTTTTTAGAACAAGTTTTTCGATTACTGAAACCCGGGGGTAAGCTCATTTTATCAACTCCGTATGGGCAAGGAAGAAATGAACCATGTCATTCACCTTTTCATTATTTTCAATTAACGCCAATTGAATTTAAAGATCTATTTAGTCACTTCCCCTTTAAAAAGGTGGAGTTGTATCAACAAAGAGGCGTTACTATTGAAAATCCTCGCGAAGGAGTAAAATATTATTTGGGTGTTGCTGTTGCAACCAAATAA
- a CDS encoding metallophosphoesterase family protein produces MINDTIAIIADIHGNIDALEAALEDIDKQHISKIYCLGDLIGIGPFTNEVLACLTERNDISSIIGNHEESILALKRGEPYPERSRKVRPHHEWIAENLDSYFIPWLENLPRREKIIWGGLTLLLQHYHLRSDKELLSIAENPYEPVDYNPSLAKIEEFYSREEIDADLVCFGHHHPVHLYKTQNRIYLNPGALGCYHKPLARYAVVHNYNNDLSVALKEVPYNNENLLSAYEKWDVPKKDYILSTFHSQTPFY; encoded by the coding sequence ATGATAAACGATACGATCGCCATCATTGCAGACATTCACGGTAACATAGATGCTCTGGAAGCTGCCTTAGAAGACATTGATAAACAACATATTTCTAAGATTTATTGTCTTGGTGATTTAATTGGAATTGGTCCCTTTACCAATGAAGTATTAGCCTGTTTAACAGAACGGAATGATATTTCTTCTATCATAGGTAATCATGAAGAAAGCATTCTAGCATTGAAGAGAGGCGAACCCTATCCTGAAAGAAGTAGAAAAGTAAGGCCACATCACGAATGGATTGCAGAAAATTTGGATTCATATTTTATTCCGTGGTTAGAAAACTTACCAAGAAGAGAGAAAATAATTTGGGGAGGACTAACTTTGCTTCTGCAACATTATCACTTGCGTTCAGATAAAGAGCTTTTATCCATTGCTGAGAATCCATATGAACCAGTTGATTACAATCCTTCCTTGGCGAAAATAGAAGAATTTTATTCTAGAGAAGAAATTGATGCTGATTTAGTGTGCTTTGGGCACCATCACCCTGTTCACCTCTATAAAACGCAAAATCGGATTTATCTAAATCCAGGTGCATTAGGGTGCTACCATAAACCACTTGCTCGATATGCAGTTGTCCATAACTATAATAATGACTTGTCTGTTGCACTAAAGGAAGTTCCTTATAATAACGAAAACTTGTTAAGCGCTTACGAAAAATGGGATGTCCCTAAGAAGGACTATATTCTAAGTACTTTTCACAGTCAGACCCCCTTTTACTAA